The Geodermatophilaceae bacterium NBWT11 genome has a segment encoding these proteins:
- a CDS encoding threonine synthase codes for MTAPVAGVAAQRSTQPIPTNPARGLVCRNCGATFGLIAEHACAECFGPLEVDYDPELMRAVTREQIEAGPQNIWRYSALLPTGQDPESRVSLDPGMTPLVRAQRLGDELGFTAPLWVKDDSANPTHSFKDRVVSLAATAARGFGYAKIACASTGNLANSVAAHAARTGLPSFVFVPSDLEPGKIVQSAVYGQTLVAVDGSYDDVNRLTSELAETDEFEDCAFVNQNVRPYYAEGSKTVGYEIAEQLGWRIPAQVVIPMASGSLLTKVDKAWRELVAAGIVADTEWTVYGAQSAGCDPIATAFENGWDVVKPVKPTGIAKSLNIGNPADGPYALDAIRRTGGSVGRVGDAEIVQGIRDLARTTGVFAETAGGVTTAVLRQLVERGVLDPAKETVVLNTGEGLKTLDPLAPVVGPTHRVDPSLKSVRAAGLIS; via the coding sequence ATGACCGCTCCGGTTGCTGGAGTCGCTGCCCAGCGCTCCACCCAGCCCATCCCGACCAACCCCGCCCGCGGCCTGGTGTGCCGCAACTGCGGGGCCACGTTCGGCCTGATCGCCGAGCACGCCTGCGCCGAGTGCTTCGGCCCGCTCGAGGTCGACTACGACCCCGAGCTCATGCGCGCGGTGACCCGCGAGCAGATCGAGGCCGGCCCGCAGAACATCTGGCGCTACTCCGCGCTGCTGCCCACCGGTCAGGACCCCGAGTCCCGGGTCAGCCTCGACCCCGGCATGACCCCGCTCGTGCGCGCCCAGCGCCTCGGCGACGAGCTGGGCTTCACCGCCCCGCTGTGGGTCAAGGACGACTCGGCCAACCCGACGCACTCCTTCAAGGACCGCGTCGTCAGCCTGGCCGCCACCGCGGCCAGGGGCTTCGGCTACGCGAAGATCGCCTGCGCCTCCACCGGCAACCTGGCCAACTCCGTCGCCGCGCACGCCGCCCGCACCGGGCTGCCCTCCTTCGTGTTCGTGCCCAGCGACCTCGAGCCGGGCAAGATCGTCCAGTCCGCGGTCTACGGCCAGACGCTGGTCGCCGTCGACGGCTCCTACGACGACGTCAACCGGCTCACCAGCGAGCTCGCCGAGACCGACGAGTTCGAGGACTGCGCGTTCGTCAACCAGAACGTGCGGCCCTACTACGCCGAGGGCTCCAAGACCGTCGGGTACGAGATCGCCGAGCAGCTCGGCTGGCGCATCCCGGCCCAGGTGGTCATCCCGATGGCCTCGGGGTCGCTGCTCACCAAGGTGGACAAGGCCTGGCGCGAGCTGGTCGCCGCCGGCATCGTCGCCGACACCGAGTGGACCGTCTACGGCGCCCAGTCGGCCGGCTGCGACCCGATCGCCACCGCCTTCGAGAACGGCTGGGACGTCGTCAAGCCGGTCAAGCCCACCGGGATCGCCAAGTCGTTGAACATCGGCAACCCCGCCGACGGCCCCTACGCCCTGGACGCCATCCGGCGCACCGGCGGCTCGGTCGGCCGGGTCGGGGACGCCGAGATCGTGCAGGGCATCCGCGACCTGGCCCGCACCACCGGCGTGTTCGCCGAGACCGCGGGCGGGGTGACCACGGCGGTGCTGCGCCAGCTCGTCGAGCGCGGGGTGCTCGACCCGGCGAAGGAGACCGTGGTGCTCAACACCGGCGAGGGCCTGAAGACCCTGGACCCGCTCGCCCCGGTCGTCGGGCCCACCCACCGGGTGGACCCCTCGCTGAAGTCGGTCCGGGCGGCCGGGCTCATCAGCTGA
- the groL gene encoding chaperonin GroEL, translating to MAKMIAFDEEARRGLERGMNTLADAVKVTLGPKGRNVVLEKKWGAPTITNDGVSIAKEIELEDPYEKIGAELVKEVAKKTDDVAGDGTTTATVLAQALVREGLRNVAAGANPMALKKGIEKAVASVSEYLLSTAKDVETKEQIAATASISAADPAIGELIAEAMDKVGKEGVITVEESNTFGLELELTEGMRFDKGYTSPYFVTDTERMEAVLDDPYVLVVNSKISSVKDLLPLLEKVMQSGKALMIISEDVEGEALATLVVNKIRGTFKSVAVKAPGFGDRRKAMLGDIAILTGGQVVSEEVGLKLENAGLDLLGRARKVVVTKDETTIVEGAGDTDQIAGRVNQIRAEIEKSDSDYDREKLQERLAKLAGGVAVIKAGAATEVELKERKHRIEDAVRNAKAAVEEGIVAGGGVALAQATTIAFEKLDLEGDEATGANIVRVALEAPLKQIAINAGLEGGVVAEKVRNSDIGWGLNAATGEYVDLVAAGIIDPAKVTRSALQNAASIAALFLTTEAVIADKPEKSAPAMPGGDGGMGGMDF from the coding sequence ATGGCCAAGATGATCGCCTTCGACGAAGAGGCCCGCCGCGGCCTCGAGCGGGGCATGAACACCCTCGCCGACGCCGTCAAGGTCACCCTCGGCCCCAAGGGCCGCAACGTCGTGCTGGAGAAGAAGTGGGGCGCCCCCACGATCACCAACGACGGTGTGAGCATCGCCAAGGAGATCGAGCTCGAGGACCCGTACGAGAAGATCGGGGCCGAGCTCGTCAAGGAGGTCGCCAAGAAGACCGACGACGTCGCGGGTGACGGCACCACCACCGCCACCGTGCTCGCCCAGGCCCTCGTCCGCGAGGGGCTGCGCAACGTCGCCGCCGGCGCCAACCCGATGGCCCTCAAGAAGGGCATCGAGAAGGCCGTCGCCTCGGTCTCGGAGTACCTCCTCTCGACCGCCAAGGACGTGGAGACCAAGGAGCAGATCGCTGCCACCGCCTCCATCTCCGCCGCTGACCCGGCCATCGGCGAGCTCATCGCCGAGGCGATGGACAAGGTCGGCAAGGAAGGCGTCATCACCGTCGAGGAGAGCAACACCTTCGGCCTCGAGCTCGAGCTCACCGAGGGCATGCGCTTCGACAAGGGCTACACCTCGCCCTACTTCGTGACCGACACCGAGCGCATGGAGGCCGTCCTCGACGACCCGTACGTGCTCGTCGTCAACAGCAAGATCAGCTCGGTCAAGGACCTGCTGCCGCTGCTGGAGAAGGTCATGCAGTCCGGCAAGGCCCTCATGATCATCTCCGAGGACGTCGAGGGCGAGGCCCTCGCGACCCTGGTGGTCAACAAGATCCGTGGCACCTTCAAGTCCGTCGCCGTCAAGGCCCCGGGCTTCGGTGACCGCCGCAAGGCCATGCTCGGCGACATCGCCATCCTCACCGGTGGCCAGGTCGTGTCCGAGGAGGTCGGCCTCAAGCTGGAGAACGCCGGTCTCGACCTGCTCGGCCGCGCACGCAAGGTCGTCGTCACCAAGGACGAGACCACCATCGTCGAGGGCGCCGGCGACACCGACCAGATCGCCGGTCGGGTCAACCAGATCCGCGCCGAGATCGAGAAGTCGGACTCCGACTACGACCGCGAGAAGCTCCAGGAGCGTCTGGCCAAGCTCGCCGGCGGCGTCGCCGTCATCAAGGCCGGTGCCGCGACCGAGGTCGAGCTCAAGGAGCGCAAGCACCGCATCGAGGACGCGGTGCGCAACGCCAAGGCCGCCGTCGAGGAGGGCATCGTCGCCGGAGGTGGCGTCGCGCTCGCGCAGGCCACCACCATCGCGTTCGAGAAGCTCGACCTCGAGGGCGACGAGGCCACCGGGGCGAACATCGTCCGCGTGGCGCTCGAGGCACCGCTGAAGCAGATCGCCATCAACGCCGGCCTCGAGGGCGGCGTCGTGGCGGAGAAGGTCCGCAACAGCGACATCGGCTGGGGCCTCAACGCCGCCACCGGTGAGTACGTCGACCTGGTCGCCGCCGGCATCATCGACCCGGCCAAGGTCACCCGCTCCGCCCTGCAGAACGCCGCCTCCATCGCGGCTCTGTTCCTCACCACCGAGGCCGTCATCGCCGACAAGCCGGAGAAGTCCGCGCCGGCGATGCCGGGTGGCGACGGCGGCATGGGCGGCATGGACTTCTGA
- a CDS encoding iron-siderophore ABC transporter substrate-binding protein has product MTRRPLAALAAAATALTLAACGSGDDSADTAEATGGASSDSAFPVTIENKFGTTEIPAEPERIVTIGFNDQDFVLALGGTLVGERELIGDYDATQRPWAQDLLPDDAVPTVGSDELNLEEIAALQPDLIVGVYSFIDQSVYDQLSEIAPTLAQTDEYADGATPWQEQTLLTGRALGVEDEAQELVDEVEGRFEQAVTDNPDFAGQDIAVDLTGLGGSGHYLLGQDDLRTQFFSDLGFTVPEASTELSAERLDLLDADVLVMNGYDQAALDADTLVAPLGAVTEDRTVLIGQYSSPVSAALGFGSPLSLPYLLDQLVDPLAAAADGDPATTVEQPTA; this is encoded by the coding sequence ATGACCCGCCGCCCCCTGGCCGCCCTCGCGGCCGCCGCGACCGCCCTCACCCTCGCCGCCTGCGGCAGCGGTGACGACAGCGCCGACACCGCCGAGGCCACCGGCGGCGCGTCCTCCGACAGCGCCTTCCCGGTCACCATCGAGAACAAGTTCGGCACGACCGAGATCCCCGCCGAGCCCGAGCGCATCGTCACGATCGGCTTCAACGACCAGGACTTCGTGCTCGCCCTCGGCGGCACCCTGGTCGGCGAGCGCGAGCTGATCGGCGACTACGACGCCACGCAGCGCCCCTGGGCGCAGGACCTGCTGCCCGACGACGCCGTCCCCACCGTCGGCAGCGACGAGCTGAACCTGGAGGAGATCGCGGCGCTGCAGCCCGACCTCATCGTGGGCGTCTACTCCTTCATCGACCAGAGCGTGTACGACCAGCTGTCGGAGATCGCCCCGACGCTGGCCCAGACCGACGAGTACGCCGACGGGGCCACCCCGTGGCAGGAGCAGACCCTGCTCACCGGCCGCGCCCTGGGCGTCGAGGACGAGGCTCAGGAGCTGGTCGACGAGGTCGAGGGCCGGTTCGAGCAGGCCGTCACCGACAACCCGGACTTCGCCGGTCAGGACATCGCCGTGGACCTGACCGGTCTCGGCGGGTCGGGCCACTACCTGCTGGGCCAGGACGACCTCCGCACCCAGTTCTTCTCCGACCTCGGCTTCACCGTGCCCGAGGCGAGCACCGAGCTGAGCGCCGAGCGGCTGGACCTCCTCGACGCCGACGTCCTGGTGATGAACGGCTACGACCAGGCCGCGCTGGACGCCGACACCCTGGTCGCGCCCCTGGGAGCCGTCACCGAGGACCGCACCGTGCTCATCGGCCAGTACTCCAGCCCGGTCTCCGCCGCGCTGGGCTTCGGCAGCCCGCTGTCGCTGCCCTACCTGCTCGACCAGCTGGTCGACCCGCTGGCCGCCGCAGCCGACGGCGACCCGGCCACGACGGTGGAGCAGCCCACCGCGTAG